The Deinococcus planocerae genome includes a region encoding these proteins:
- a CDS encoding helix-turn-helix transcriptional regulator → MATSGGKDRAAALLALLLGELGEVRRGEDVARGVNLSRSHAARLFRARFGESPAAFRRRLTLERAAWTLRHTAGSVTQIALEAGFDSLEGFTRAFSRAYGTSPSLYRRVGLRSHVLPSPDGIHFQSLGVALRTEDHMDLLDHLLAFDEAFVRQALAHARALPGRALDTPLGEAQPLSFEAPDRTLRDLLDKLVMNKEVWVAAVRGGELPTENRDRTPDGLEARVNVAFPAFRALAREVQAEGRWRQTFVDALCEPPEVFPYGGMLAHVLTVDAHRRHLLSAWLWRLGGRLDADPMLFGSLPTPPRGQVVSAEERA, encoded by the coding sequence ATGGCGACTTCAGGGGGCAAAGACCGGGCGGCGGCGCTCCTCGCCCTGCTGCTGGGCGAACTCGGGGAGGTGCGGCGGGGCGAGGACGTGGCGCGCGGGGTCAACCTCAGCCGCTCGCACGCGGCGCGGCTCTTCCGGGCGCGCTTCGGGGAGAGTCCGGCGGCCTTTCGCCGTCGGCTGACGCTGGAACGGGCGGCGTGGACGCTGCGGCACACGGCGGGCAGCGTGACGCAGATTGCGCTGGAGGCGGGCTTCGACTCCCTGGAGGGCTTCACGCGCGCCTTTTCCCGCGCCTACGGCACCTCGCCGAGCCTGTACCGCCGGGTGGGCCTGCGTTCTCACGTCCTCCCTTCCCCTGACGGCATTCACTTTCAGTCCCTGGGGGTCGCCCTGCGGACGGAGGATCATATGGACCTGCTCGACCACCTGCTCGCCTTCGACGAGGCGTTCGTCCGTCAGGCCCTCGCACACGCCCGCGCCCTGCCGGGCCGAGCACTCGACACGCCGTTGGGGGAGGCGCAACCCCTGAGCTTCGAGGCGCCCGACCGCACGCTGCGCGACCTCCTCGACAAGTTGGTCATGAACAAGGAGGTCTGGGTGGCGGCGGTGCGTGGCGGCGAGTTGCCCACCGAGAACCGGGACCGCACCCCGGACGGGTTAGAAGCGCGGGTGAACGTCGCCTTTCCCGCCTTCCGCGCCCTCGCCCGGGAGGTGCAGGCGGAGGGCCGGTGGCGGCAGACCTTCGTGGACGCCCTGTGCGAGCCGCCCGAGGTCTTTCCCTACGGCGGGATGCTCGCCCACGTCCTCACCGTGGACGCGCACCGCCGCCACCTCCTGAGCGCGTGGCTGTGGCGGCTGGGGGGGCGGCTGGACGCCGATCCCATGCTGTTCGGCAGTCTGCCCACTCCGCCCCGGGGCCAGGTTGTCTCGGCGGAGGAGCGGGCATGA
- the minD gene encoding septum site-determining protein MinD — MNAKVIVVTSGKGGVGKTTTTANIGAALARLGEKVVVIDVDVGLRNLDVVMGLESRVVFDLIDVIEGKCRLSQALIRDKRVETLYLLPASQTRDKEALNAEVFRAAVRQLIEEEGFDRVLIDSPAGIESGFKTAAAPAEGALVVVNPEVSSVRDADRIIGLLEAQQIREIRLVINRLRPKMVASGNMLSEADVLEILGVKPIGVIPEDEGILVSTNVGEPAVLGKTKAGTAFMDTARRLKGEDVPYPNLEENRGFIAMLRRLFGGA, encoded by the coding sequence ATGAATGCCAAGGTCATTGTGGTCACGTCGGGCAAGGGGGGCGTGGGAAAGACCACGACCACCGCGAACATCGGCGCGGCGCTCGCCCGCTTAGGGGAAAAGGTCGTCGTGATCGACGTGGACGTGGGGTTGCGCAACCTCGACGTGGTGATGGGGCTCGAATCGAGGGTGGTCTTCGACCTGATCGACGTGATCGAGGGCAAGTGCCGCCTCTCGCAGGCCCTGATCCGCGACAAGCGGGTGGAGACGCTCTACCTCCTGCCCGCCTCGCAGACGCGCGACAAGGAGGCGCTGAACGCCGAGGTCTTCCGCGCGGCGGTGCGCCAACTGATCGAAGAAGAGGGCTTCGACCGGGTGCTGATCGACTCGCCCGCCGGGATTGAGTCGGGCTTCAAGACCGCCGCCGCCCCCGCCGAGGGAGCCCTGGTGGTCGTGAACCCGGAGGTCTCCTCGGTGCGCGACGCCGACCGCATCATCGGGCTGCTCGAAGCCCAGCAGATTCGGGAAATCCGGCTGGTGATCAACCGGCTGCGGCCCAAGATGGTCGCCAGCGGCAACATGCTTTCTGAGGCGGACGTGCTCGAAATCCTGGGGGTCAAGCCCATCGGCGTGATTCCCGAGGACGAGGGCATCCTGGTGAGCACGAACGTGGGCGAGCCCGCCGTGCTGGGCAAGACGAAGGCGGGGACGGCCTTTATGGACACTGCCCGGCGCCTCAAGGGGGAGGACGTGCCGTACCCGAACCTGGAGGAAAACCGGGGCTTCATCGCCATGCTGCGCCGTCTGTTCGGGGGGGCCTGA
- a CDS encoding FtsW/RodA/SpoVE family cell cycle protein: MNLKYDLRFPLVVAALLVVGLMTVSTAALSPRAAPGIFSKQVIGVVLAAVPVALLWWAGRDRAYRAAPYLYAGALLLQASTFVIGKEVNGQQNWIVVGPVQFQPLELLKFALILMLPVVLRNGYQGAKTYAAALAVFLPALALVVLQDFGGALVLGVMFGVMMLAARVPWWHALLAVVALGVAFPTLVYPHLEPYQQKRLTIFLDPYQEPRGAGYQVIQSTIAVGSGGVQGKGYRQGSQSHNGFLPEAHTDFAFSSWAEEQGLVGGLAVLVLYGALFWRLSGMAAESPRLQDQILFAGVLGQLGAQVLENVGAALGLLPLTGVTLPLISYGLSSLVTTLATLGLAYVVYRDRYGGGVCEPG, encoded by the coding sequence ATGAACCTGAAGTACGACCTGCGCTTCCCCCTGGTGGTCGCCGCCCTGCTGGTCGTCGGCCTGATGACGGTGAGCACGGCGGCGCTGAGCCCGAGGGCCGCACCCGGCATCTTTTCCAAGCAGGTGATCGGGGTCGTCCTCGCCGCCGTCCCGGTGGCCCTGCTGTGGTGGGCGGGGCGGGACCGGGCCTACCGCGCCGCGCCGTACCTCTACGCGGGGGCGCTCCTGCTCCAGGCGAGCACCTTCGTCATCGGCAAGGAGGTGAACGGGCAGCAGAATTGGATCGTGGTGGGCCCAGTGCAGTTCCAGCCGCTCGAACTCCTCAAGTTCGCCCTGATCCTGATGCTGCCCGTCGTACTGCGCAATGGGTATCAGGGGGCGAAGACGTACGCGGCGGCCCTGGCGGTCTTCCTCCCCGCCCTCGCGCTGGTGGTGTTGCAGGACTTCGGGGGGGCGCTCGTGCTCGGCGTGATGTTCGGGGTGATGATGCTGGCCGCCCGGGTGCCGTGGTGGCACGCGCTGCTGGCGGTGGTCGCCCTGGGGGTGGCCTTTCCGACCCTGGTCTACCCGCACCTGGAGCCGTACCAGCAAAAGCGGCTCACCATCTTCCTCGATCCCTACCAGGAACCCAGGGGCGCGGGGTATCAGGTCATCCAAAGCACCATCGCGGTCGGATCGGGTGGGGTGCAGGGCAAGGGGTACAGGCAGGGGTCGCAGTCGCACAACGGCTTCCTGCCCGAGGCGCACACCGACTTCGCCTTCTCCTCGTGGGCGGAGGAACAGGGGCTCGTGGGCGGGCTCGCCGTTCTCGTGCTGTACGGAGCGCTGTTCTGGCGGCTGTCGGGCATGGCCGCCGAGTCGCCGCGCTTGCAGGACCAGATTCTCTTCGCGGGGGTGCTGGGGCAGCTCGGGGCGCAGGTGCTTGAAAACGTGGGGGCGGCGCTGGGCCTGTTGCCGCTGACGGGCGTGACCCTGCCCCTGATCAGCTACGGCCTGAGCAGCCTGGTCACGACCCTCGCCACGCTGGGGCTCGCGTACGTGGTGTACCGGGACAGGTACGGCGGGGGGGTCTGTGAGCCGGGATAG
- a CDS encoding type II toxin-antitoxin system Phd/YefM family antitoxin, which yields MTVKPKIWKLEDAKAQFSDLVRRAQAGQPQLVTRRGQPAVVILDASQFREDETAVRSGWSTFEAAPKIEEFEPVRLPGTGREVDL from the coding sequence ATGACCGTCAAACCCAAGATTTGGAAGTTGGAAGACGCGAAGGCCCAGTTCTCGGACCTCGTGCGCCGTGCCCAAGCAGGCCAACCCCAGCTCGTGACCCGGCGCGGGCAACCTGCCGTGGTCATACTGGACGCTTCTCAGTTTCGAGAGGACGAGACAGCGGTGCGGAGCGGCTGGTCCACCTTCGAGGCGGCGCCGAAGATCGAGGAGTTCGAGCCCGTGCGTCTCCCCGGAACCGGGCGCGAGGTTGATCTTTGA
- a CDS encoding VUT family protein — translation MTIPALRRTPVLLTLLYASSILLANLTLNQFIPLPVFGLLSVGTIFFAAVFTLRDRIHREGGLKAVYVAIAAALVVNTLAALLTGTPWRFIGASFLAILVGELADTAVYQRLIRKSWWTRVLTSNAVSVPLDSVIFTLLAFWGDMSTRDIGQIIFADILAKYAIAALFALRVRHAARAAAS, via the coding sequence GTGACTATTCCTGCCCTGCGCCGCACGCCCGTGCTGCTGACGCTCCTGTACGCCTCGAGCATCCTGCTCGCCAACCTGACCCTGAACCAGTTCATCCCCCTGCCCGTCTTCGGGCTGCTGAGCGTGGGAACGATCTTTTTCGCGGCGGTCTTCACCCTGCGCGACCGCATCCACCGGGAGGGCGGGCTGAAGGCCGTCTACGTCGCCATCGCGGCGGCCCTCGTGGTGAACACCCTCGCCGCGCTGCTGACGGGCACCCCGTGGAGATTTATCGGGGCGTCCTTTCTGGCGATCCTGGTGGGCGAACTCGCGGACACCGCCGTGTACCAGCGCCTGATCCGGAAGAGCTGGTGGACCCGTGTGCTGACGAGCAACGCCGTGAGCGTGCCGCTCGACTCGGTGATCTTCACGCTGCTCGCCTTCTGGGGCGACATGAGCACGCGCGACATCGGGCAGATCATCTTCGCCGACATCCTCGCCAAGTACGCCATCGCCGCCCTGTTCGCCCTGCGGGTGCGTCACGCTGCCCGCGCCGCCGCCTCGTGA
- the rimO gene encoding 30S ribosomal protein S12 methylthiotransferase RimO, translated as MADHPVPRTANQTKKVGFISLGCPKALVDSERILTQLRAEGYEVAPSYEDAHAVIVNTCGFITPAVEESLSAIGEALDATGKVIVTGCLGERPEKILERHPKVAAITGSEAVDDVMGHVRELLPIETDAFTGLLPVAAPGMRPEQEVTRHGDVFAPSVKLTPRHYAYVKIAEGCNHTCAFCIIPKLRGRQVSRDAGAVLYEAYRLIAGGTKELMMISQDTSAYGVDVRYRESEFQGGQVRAHLTDLAERLGEMGAWVRMHYVYPYPHVERLVELMAQGKILPYLDVPLQHASPKILRLMRRPGAGKQLDTIRRWREICPELAIRSTFIVGFPGETEEDFQELLTFLEEARLDRVGAFPYSDVDEADANKLPDAVPEEVKQERLARFMEVAQRISAERLAEKVGRVLDVIVDEFNDDEDDLPGTRLIGRTKGDAPGIDGQVYLYAGDFAGQVKIGDIVRARIEDSDEYDLYGEVVERPEWRPNVPLLGHFGKH; from the coding sequence ATTGCAGACCATCCCGTGCCCCGCACGGCGAATCAAACGAAGAAAGTCGGCTTCATCAGCCTGGGCTGCCCGAAGGCCTTGGTGGACAGCGAACGCATCCTGACCCAACTGCGCGCGGAAGGGTATGAGGTGGCCCCCAGCTACGAGGACGCGCACGCCGTCATCGTCAACACCTGCGGCTTCATCACCCCCGCCGTGGAGGAGAGCCTCAGCGCCATCGGCGAGGCGCTCGACGCCACGGGCAAGGTCATCGTGACGGGCTGCCTGGGCGAGCGCCCCGAGAAGATTCTGGAACGCCACCCCAAGGTCGCGGCGATCACCGGCTCCGAGGCCGTGGACGACGTGATGGGCCACGTGCGCGAGCTGCTGCCCATCGAGACGGACGCCTTCACGGGGCTGTTGCCCGTCGCCGCCCCCGGAATGCGACCCGAGCAGGAGGTCACCCGGCACGGCGACGTGTTCGCCCCCTCAGTCAAGCTCACGCCCCGCCACTACGCCTACGTGAAGATCGCGGAGGGGTGCAACCACACCTGCGCCTTCTGCATCATTCCCAAGCTGCGCGGGCGGCAGGTCTCGCGCGACGCGGGCGCGGTGCTGTACGAGGCGTATCGCCTGATTGCGGGCGGCACCAAGGAACTGATGATGATTTCGCAGGACACCTCGGCCTACGGGGTGGACGTGCGGTACCGCGAGTCGGAGTTCCAGGGCGGGCAGGTCCGCGCGCACCTCACGGACCTCGCGGAGCGGCTGGGCGAGATGGGCGCGTGGGTGCGGATGCATTACGTCTACCCGTATCCACACGTCGAGCGGCTGGTGGAGCTGATGGCGCAGGGCAAGATCCTGCCTTACCTCGACGTGCCCCTTCAGCACGCCTCGCCCAAAATCCTGAGGTTGATGCGGCGGCCCGGCGCGGGCAAGCAGCTCGACACCATTCGCCGCTGGCGCGAGATTTGCCCGGAGCTGGCTATCCGCTCGACCTTCATCGTGGGCTTCCCCGGCGAGACGGAGGAGGACTTCCAGGAGCTGCTGACCTTCCTGGAGGAAGCGAGGCTCGACCGCGTGGGCGCCTTCCCCTACTCCGACGTGGACGAGGCGGACGCGAACAAGTTGCCGGACGCCGTGCCCGAGGAGGTCAAGCAGGAGCGCCTCGCCCGTTTCATGGAGGTCGCCCAGCGCATCAGCGCCGAGCGGCTGGCCGAGAAGGTGGGCCGAGTGCTGGACGTGATCGTGGACGAGTTCAACGACGACGAGGACGACCTGCCGGGCACGCGGCTCATTGGCCGCACGAAGGGCGACGCTCCCGGCATCGACGGTCAGGTCTACCTCTACGCGGGGGACTTCGCAGGGCAGGTGAAAATCGGCGACATCGTGCGGGCCCGCATCGAGGACAGCGACGAGTACGACCTCTACGGCGAGGTGGTCGAGCGGCCCGAGTGGCGTCCGAACGTGCCGCTCTTGGGACACTTCGGCAAGCACTGA
- a CDS encoding arginase, which translates to MLLSLDWDAFSGTVPLVFDAPIWGTADREHDRLEAWRDRARRRDPRAPGWTALAADFPLYPGWKGLERYAGIPTTVTLTHADAWAWLEAHPGEDVLNVDSHHDLFSLSGDAGRVRPGNWAGLGLRAGLIRRYTCLYPDWHAGLPVAEGFDLGRTRAEIGPHLLSGVLERVTLRRMGSPGEGLPDPSEVSAVLLVQSPAWTSPAHDPDFLELARALNAVPLTPPLGRSG; encoded by the coding sequence ATGCTCTTGAGCCTCGACTGGGACGCCTTCAGCGGCACCGTTCCCCTCGTCTTCGACGCGCCGATCTGGGGCACCGCCGACCGTGAGCACGACCGGCTGGAGGCGTGGCGGGACCGGGCCCGCAGACGTGACCCGCGAGCACCGGGCTGGACGGCCCTCGCCGCCGACTTCCCCCTCTATCCCGGTTGGAAGGGGTTGGAGCGTTACGCGGGCATCCCCACCACCGTGACCCTCACGCACGCGGACGCGTGGGCGTGGCTTGAGGCCCACCCCGGTGAGGACGTGCTGAACGTGGACAGCCACCACGACCTGTTCAGCCTCAGCGGCGACGCTGGGCGGGTGCGGCCCGGCAACTGGGCGGGGCTGGGGCTGCGCGCGGGGCTCATCCGCCGCTACACCTGCCTCTACCCCGACTGGCACGCCGGGCTCCCCGTCGCCGAGGGCTTCGACCTGGGGCGGACGCGGGCGGAGATCGGGCCGCATCTCCTGTCCGGGGTGTTGGAACGGGTGACCCTTCGGCGCATGGGCTCTCCCGGCGAGGGCCTGCCCGACCCCTCCGAGGTGAGCGCCGTGCTGCTCGTGCAGTCGCCCGCGTGGACGAGTCCGGCACATGACCCGGATTTTCTGGAGCTGGCCCGCGCGTTGAATGCCGTCCCGCTGACCCCGCCGCTGGGCCGCTCAGGGTAA
- a CDS encoding prepilin peptidase yields the protein MSLDLLLVVFAGVLGLLVGSFSNVLVWRLPRGENVAFPPSHCPGCDHRLAPLDLVPVGSWLALGGKCRYCRSPIKSRYPVVEALTGLGYAVIAALFPLTTYGVGTLGLMVLFTLLLVASAIDLDTYTIPDELTLPGVALGLAFAFLNTRSGAAEAGLPTFQGAVQGALLGAGLLVTIDLIGSWVLRRFRERQYPEAPIGYQQLSLALLAGAWLGPWWGLGAALLAAGVNLTARRVVRVPEVVTLGGFLVSVALGGSGFGPGLIVMVQGALMAAGAASLVAGVYWWLKSEPEGEADAPFDPSAMGFGDVKLAAVIGAFLGWERLLVAVVVAVVAGAVLGLLQLALKKENRVKFGPYLALGAVVALVWGGAIVQGYRGMLGL from the coding sequence GTGAGTCTCGACCTTCTCCTCGTGGTGTTCGCGGGTGTCCTCGGGCTGCTCGTGGGCTCGTTCTCGAACGTGCTGGTCTGGCGGCTGCCACGCGGGGAAAACGTCGCCTTCCCGCCCAGCCACTGCCCCGGATGCGACCACCGCCTCGCTCCCCTGGACCTCGTGCCGGTGGGCTCGTGGCTGGCGCTGGGGGGCAAGTGCCGGTACTGCCGCTCGCCCATCAAGTCCCGCTACCCGGTCGTGGAGGCGTTGACCGGGCTGGGGTACGCGGTCATCGCGGCCCTCTTTCCGCTGACGACCTACGGGGTGGGCACGCTGGGGCTGATGGTGCTGTTCACCCTGCTTCTCGTGGCGAGCGCCATCGACCTCGACACCTACACCATCCCCGACGAGTTGACGTTGCCGGGCGTGGCGTTGGGGCTCGCCTTCGCGTTTCTGAACACACGCTCGGGGGCGGCGGAGGCGGGGCTTCCGACCTTCCAAGGAGCGGTTCAGGGCGCCCTCCTCGGCGCGGGGCTGCTCGTCACCATCGACCTGATCGGGTCGTGGGTGCTGCGGCGCTTCCGGGAGCGGCAGTACCCGGAGGCGCCCATCGGCTACCAGCAACTCAGCCTCGCCCTGCTCGCGGGCGCGTGGCTGGGGCCGTGGTGGGGGCTGGGGGCGGCCCTTCTTGCGGCGGGGGTGAACCTCACGGCACGGCGGGTGGTGCGGGTGCCGGAGGTCGTCACGCTGGGCGGCTTCCTCGTCTCCGTGGCGCTGGGGGGCAGCGGGTTCGGGCCCGGCCTGATCGTGATGGTGCAGGGAGCGTTGATGGCGGCGGGGGCGGCCTCCCTCGTCGCGGGCGTGTACTGGTGGCTCAAATCCGAGCCCGAGGGCGAGGCGGACGCCCCCTTCGACCCCTCGGCGATGGGCTTCGGGGACGTGAAGCTCGCCGCCGTGATCGGCGCGTTCCTGGGGTGGGAGCGGCTGCTCGTGGCGGTCGTCGTGGCGGTCGTGGCGGGGGCGGTGCTGGGCCTCTTGCAACTCGCCCTGAAGAAAGAGAACCGGGTGAAGTTCGGCCCCTACCTCGCCCTCGGGGCGGTCGTCGCGCTGGTCTGGGGCGGGGCCATCGTGCAGGGCTACCGGGGGATGCTGGGGCTGTAG
- a CDS encoding type II toxin-antitoxin system VapC family toxin has product MLDTNVVSQATKPQPAPGVVAFLRTIPLPRLYISSITLGELEFGTEDLTDPSKRARLRLWLDDILRPDYQGRILTPDDGVMTTWARMILASGRRPKQVPCMDALLAATALHHDLTMVTRNVGDFQGFGVRVFNPWDEPLPM; this is encoded by the coding sequence TTGCTGGACACCAATGTCGTCAGCCAGGCCACCAAGCCTCAACCTGCGCCGGGCGTCGTCGCGTTCTTGCGGACTATACCGCTCCCACGCCTTTACATCAGCAGCATCACATTGGGCGAATTGGAGTTTGGGACGGAGGACTTGACCGACCCCTCCAAACGTGCCCGGCTGCGACTGTGGTTGGACGACATCCTCCGTCCCGACTACCAGGGCCGCATCCTGACGCCGGACGACGGGGTGATGACCACCTGGGCGCGCATGATCTTGGCCTCGGGTCGCCGTCCCAAACAGGTTCCCTGCATGGACGCGTTGCTCGCGGCAACCGCCCTGCACCATGACCTGACGATGGTCACGCGCAACGTGGGCGACTTTCAGGGTTTCGGCGTGCGTGTGTTCAACCCCTGGGACGAGCCCCTCCCGATGTGA
- a CDS encoding DUF429 domain-containing protein — protein sequence MRFIGLDLAWSARNPTGGTVIEGGAGGGRLLDTALLSDDASVLAFVEAHAGEGPAIVAIDAPLTVPNVTGRRLAEAEVGAVFGRFQASAHPTNRTRLADAAGVVRGEALTQGLEARGFVHDPRIPAGKPVRRVVEVYPHPATVALFGLSRTLKYKNKGQAREVMDAAWISLHPHLAALEHADPPLTGLDAHLSVNPAALRGRALKNHEDRTDAILCAYIALYAHRWGLERSEVLGTLEGGYIFTPTLPERWNASRAVEVSP from the coding sequence ATGCGCTTCATCGGCCTCGACCTCGCCTGGTCCGCCCGTAACCCCACGGGTGGCACCGTCATCGAGGGGGGCGCAGGAGGCGGGCGGCTCCTGGACACAGCTCTCCTCTCGGACGACGCGAGCGTCCTCGCCTTCGTGGAGGCCCACGCCGGGGAGGGTCCGGCCATCGTCGCCATTGACGCGCCGCTCACCGTCCCCAACGTCACCGGGCGCCGCCTTGCCGAGGCGGAGGTCGGGGCCGTGTTCGGACGCTTCCAGGCGTCGGCCCACCCCACCAACCGCACCCGGCTGGCCGACGCGGCGGGCGTCGTTCGGGGAGAGGCGCTGACACAGGGTCTAGAGGCGCGCGGCTTCGTCCACGACCCCCGAATTCCGGCTGGAAAACCCGTTCGCCGAGTTGTTGAGGTCTATCCGCACCCGGCGACGGTCGCCCTCTTCGGACTGAGCCGCACCCTCAAGTACAAGAACAAGGGACAGGCGCGCGAGGTGATGGACGCCGCCTGGATCAGCCTGCACCCCCACCTCGCTGCGCTGGAACACGCCGACCCGCCGCTGACCGGGCTCGACGCCCACCTCTCCGTGAACCCCGCCGCCCTGCGTGGCCGCGCCCTCAAGAACCACGAGGACCGCACCGACGCCATCCTCTGCGCCTACATCGCCCTGTACGCCCACCGCTGGGGTCTGGAACGGAGCGAGGTGCTGGGCACGCTGGAGGGCGGCTACATCTTCACGCCGACCCTGCCCGAACGCTGGAACGCCTCCCGGGCCGTGGAGGTCTCCCCGTGA
- a CDS encoding GNAT family N-acetyltransferase, with protein MTFAVRPVGEGEWDAAGRVYTLAVPHDPFSGADFRKRDAEQRGWGYTTATLVALDPAGEVVGVASYSQNPGAYHPRRYTLEGAVHTERQGHGAGRALWDAVRADLTRHGAESVRVLAREDHPVAPGFLTRRGFVGDKRYFTGSLDLTTFDDSGYRELEGRLAARGVRVRSLAELRAAAVPDLTARLHALMSDVRGDVPRSEPATPLSREVFEEAVLGDPGLLEDAYLVAEYQGDWIGQTTLFRSEASPDLLTGLTGVTRGWRGQGVATLLKLHAIRAGRALGGTLIRTDNASDNAPMLAVNGRLGFVRDPASVSYVRTFGG; from the coding sequence ATGACGTTCGCGGTGCGCCCCGTTGGGGAAGGCGAGTGGGACGCTGCCGGGCGCGTCTACACCCTCGCCGTGCCCCACGACCCCTTCAGCGGCGCCGACTTCCGCAAGCGGGACGCCGAGCAGCGCGGCTGGGGCTACACCACCGCCACCCTCGTCGCCCTGGACCCGGCGGGGGAGGTGGTGGGCGTCGCCTCGTACTCGCAGAACCCCGGCGCCTACCACCCGCGCCGCTACACGCTGGAGGGCGCCGTCCACACGGAGCGGCAGGGCCACGGGGCGGGACGTGCGCTGTGGGACGCGGTGCGGGCCGATCTGACCCGCCACGGCGCCGAGTCCGTCCGCGTCCTGGCCCGGGAGGATCACCCGGTCGCCCCCGGTTTCCTGACCCGGCGCGGCTTCGTGGGCGACAAGCGGTACTTCACGGGTTCGCTCGACCTGACCACCTTCGACGACTCGGGCTACCGGGAACTAGAGGGCCGTTTAGCCGCCCGGGGCGTGCGCGTCCGCAGCCTCGCCGAGTTGCGGGCCGCCGCCGTGCCCGACCTCACCGCCCGCCTTCACGCCCTGATGAGCGACGTGCGGGGGGACGTGCCCCGCTCGGAACCCGCCACGCCCCTCTCCCGCGAGGTGTTCGAGGAGGCCGTCCTCGGCGACCCCGGCCTGCTCGAAGACGCCTACCTCGTCGCCGAATATCAGGGGGACTGGATCGGCCAGACCACCCTTTTCCGCAGTGAGGCGAGCCCCGACCTCCTCACCGGCCTGACGGGCGTGACCCGCGGGTGGCGCGGCCAGGGAGTCGCCACCCTCCTCAAGTTGCACGCGATCCGGGCGGGCCGCGCGCTGGGCGGCACCCTGATCCGCACCGACAACGCCAGCGACAACGCGCCCATGCTCGCCGTGAATGGCCGCCTGGGCTTCGTGCGCGACCCGGCGAGCGTGAGCTACGTCAGGACCTTCGGGGGTTGA
- a CDS encoding SDR family NAD(P)-dependent oxidoreductase has protein sequence MSGPLAGQVALVTGASRGLGRATALELAAAGAHVIVTARSTRGHSTQVTLPQTTVDDTADAIRAAGGQATPLRCDHTDPAQVEAVIRHIADAHGRLDVLVNNAWGAHDGDVGGSAPELWDEPLEQLRNMLLAGAYSDYVTSLLALKHVLAGQGRGLIVSTTWHTDEPPGWVPYEVSKAAKNRLVYALGHQLRDRGIAVVGVAPGWMRTEIMLQHHTEQELAGQTETPHYAARGIVALAGDPQVSRHTGRILNVGELADLYGVTDLDGTQPQWYARHLEGRAGG, from the coding sequence ATGAGCGGTCCACTCGCGGGTCAGGTCGCCCTGGTCACCGGGGCCTCGCGCGGGTTGGGGCGCGCCACTGCGCTGGAACTTGCGGCGGCGGGCGCCCACGTGATCGTGACGGCCCGCAGCACGCGGGGGCACAGTACGCAGGTGACGCTGCCCCAGACGACGGTTGACGACACGGCAGACGCCATCCGCGCGGCAGGTGGTCAGGCTACGCCGCTGAGGTGCGACCACACCGACCCCGCGCAGGTCGAGGCCGTCATCCGGCACATCGCGGACGCGCACGGGCGGCTGGACGTGCTGGTGAACAACGCCTGGGGCGCGCACGACGGGGACGTGGGCGGCAGCGCCCCGGAGCTCTGGGACGAACCCCTGGAACAACTGCGGAACATGCTGCTGGCGGGGGCCTACAGCGATTACGTCACCAGCCTGCTGGCGTTGAAACACGTCCTGGCCGGGCAGGGGCGCGGCCTGATCGTCTCCACCACCTGGCACACCGACGAGCCGCCGGGCTGGGTGCCCTACGAGGTCAGCAAGGCGGCGAAAAACCGCCTCGTCTACGCTCTCGGGCACCAGTTGCGTGACCGGGGGATCGCGGTGGTCGGGGTCGCGCCCGGGTGGATGCGCACCGAGATCATGCTCCAGCACCACACCGAGCAGGAACTCGCCGGGCAGACCGAGACGCCCCACTACGCCGCCCGGGGCATCGTCGCCCTGGCCGGCGATCCCCAGGTTTCCCGGCACACCGGGCGCATTCTCAACGTGGGTGAGCTGGCGGACCTCTACGGTGTGACCGATCTGGACGGCACGCAGCCTCAGTGGTACGCCCGTCACTTGGAAGGGCGCGCGGGCGGCTGA
- the minE gene encoding cell division topological specificity factor MinE, producing MFSWLRGKRSKETLKDRLELVLAYDRAQIPPGKVDALRNDLLEVVRRYFPAGNSNVEVEQRGDQVVLTASIALDERPENAGRPGR from the coding sequence ATGTTCTCGTGGCTCCGGGGCAAGCGCAGCAAGGAGACCCTCAAGGACCGCCTCGAACTCGTCCTCGCCTACGACCGCGCGCAGATTCCGCCCGGCAAGGTGGACGCCCTGCGCAACGATCTGCTGGAGGTCGTGCGGCGCTACTTCCCGGCGGGCAACAGCAACGTGGAGGTCGAGCAGCGCGGTGATCAGGTCGTGCTGACGGCCAGCATCGCGCTCGACGAGAGGCCGGAGAACGCGGGACGACCGGGGCGCTGA